The following proteins come from a genomic window of Bombyx mori chromosome 18, ASM3026992v2:
- the CPR10 gene encoding cuticular protein RR-1 motif 10 precursor, with protein sequence MYRLIVSAFVIVAVSCQQHEGARRVPKYAGDPKTAAIVQEARYLSGNGAFGAAYQQEDGINFKEETDAEGNRKGSYSYIDPSGQRKTVNYIAGKNGFQAVGDHIPTAPQAAAPTPGYTPDPRYNSPDYKAPQYSAPQQYVSQAQPRNYGGKPNEDDGQYYPELYEQENYAAPQPRYQPQQQYQAQPQYQAQPQPQYQPQPQYQPEPQPRYQSQPQYQSTNIYTGVQQAQYSGLQTQQEYSAPETRSQYYEPTTPPPARFFPPGKFSLNRAPDGYSYSFHKA encoded by the coding sequence ATGTACAGGCTTATTGTGTCCGCCTTTGTCATAGTGGCCGTGTCGTGCCAGCAACACGAAGGGGCCAGACGTGTCCCCAAATACGCAGGCGATCCTAAAACGGCGGCTATAGTGCAAGAAGCACGATACCTGAGTGGAAATGGCGCGTTTGGCGCCGCTTACCAACAAGAAGACGGCATCAACTTTAAAGAAGAAACCGACGCTGAGGGCAACAGGAAAGGCAGCTACTCATATATCGATCCGAGTGGCCAGAGGAAGACAGTGAACTACATCGCCGGCAAAAATGGATTCCAAGCCGTTGGCGATCACATTCCGACTGCGCCTCAAGCTGCCGCTCCTACTCCTGGCTACACGCCCGATCCTCGATACAACTCTCCAGATTACAAGGCACCACAATATAGTGCGCCACAACAATACGTCTCGCAAGCACAGCCCCGTAACTACGGCGGCAAGCCCAATGAAGACGACGGACAGTACTATCCTGAGCTATACGAACAAGAGAACTACGCAGCTCCACAACCGAGATATCAGCCTCAACAACAGTACCAAGCTCAGCCACAATATCAAGCCCAGCCTCAGCCGCAATACCAACCACAACCTCAATACCAGCCTGAACCCCAGCCCCGGTATCAATCTCAACCTCAGTACCAATCTACCAATATTTATACCGGTGTACAACAAGCTCAATATAGTGGTCTTCAAACTCAACAAGAATACTCGGCTCCTGAAACGCGCTCGCAATACTACGAACCAACAACACCGCCCCCCGCGCGTTTCTTTCCTCCTGGCAAGTTCAGTCTAAATAGAGCACCTGACGGCTACTCCTATTCTTTCCACAAAGCGTAA